The following proteins are co-located in the Rhodococcus opacus B4 genome:
- a CDS encoding sensor histidine kinase — translation MTPASAPWKTRTSACTRHLSYVSRTTTSSPDRVYVRMVHTGRRDTSIAPRDVLIALGVAIVQVVGSVGANHNQSWATPLDAAGFVLLVCGPFALLVRRRLPVTVLLVVLAVTVLYVARGYGYGPVFLSLVVAFLSAATAGSRWRTYPVLAVGYVLIVFAVPAVSDAEAPSLLALTGIAAWLLVLLAVAEIIRQRRGTLDARRQRAEAAERAALDEQRRRASEERLAIARELHDVLAHSLSLINVQASVALELWDSRPEQSQEALSAIKVASRDAIGDVHALLASLRGNDSAPTAPTAGIGDLDGVVERARTAGLAVTTVVEGTPRSLPAVVDVAAARIVQESLTNVARHSGGSPAVVTVTYTPTSVRIRIDDDGRGPDSAPTVGGGNGIPGMRERARALGGELTAGSGPGGGFRVQATLPLTHDTAGRA, via the coding sequence ATGACTCCAGCCTCGGCCCCGTGGAAGACGCGCACATCCGCCTGCACGCGTCATCTCTCCTACGTGTCGCGGACGACGACATCGTCGCCGGATCGGGTCTACGTTCGGATGGTGCACACCGGCCGGAGGGACACGTCGATCGCCCCGCGGGACGTCCTGATCGCCCTGGGCGTCGCAATCGTGCAGGTCGTCGGCAGTGTGGGCGCCAACCACAACCAATCGTGGGCGACGCCGCTGGACGCGGCGGGATTCGTGTTGCTGGTATGCGGTCCCTTCGCGCTGCTCGTCCGGCGACGGTTGCCGGTCACGGTCCTGCTCGTCGTGCTGGCCGTGACGGTCCTGTACGTCGCCCGAGGTTACGGATACGGCCCGGTGTTCCTGTCGCTCGTGGTCGCGTTTCTGAGCGCCGCGACGGCCGGGTCCCGATGGCGCACCTATCCGGTCCTCGCGGTCGGTTACGTGCTGATCGTCTTCGCCGTGCCCGCGGTGTCCGATGCCGAGGCCCCGTCGCTCCTGGCCCTCACCGGCATCGCGGCCTGGTTGCTGGTGCTCCTCGCCGTCGCCGAGATCATTCGTCAGCGCCGCGGGACGCTCGACGCCCGCAGGCAACGCGCCGAGGCGGCGGAACGCGCCGCCCTGGACGAACAGCGTCGTCGCGCCAGCGAGGAGCGGCTCGCGATCGCCCGCGAGCTGCACGATGTTCTGGCACACAGCCTTTCGCTCATCAACGTGCAGGCGTCGGTCGCACTCGAGCTGTGGGACAGCAGACCCGAGCAGTCGCAGGAGGCGCTGTCCGCGATCAAGGTCGCGAGCCGCGACGCGATCGGCGACGTCCACGCGCTGCTGGCATCACTGCGCGGCAACGACAGCGCGCCCACCGCGCCCACCGCCGGGATCGGAGACCTGGACGGCGTGGTCGAGCGTGCCCGCACCGCAGGTCTCGCGGTGACGACGGTCGTCGAGGGCACACCGCGGTCGCTGCCCGCCGTGGTCGACGTCGCTGCGGCGCGCATCGTGCAGGAGTCGCTGACCAACGTGGCCCGCCACTCCGGCGGCTCGCCGGCCGTCGTCACCGTGACGTACACGCCCACCTCCGTCCGCATCCGGATCGACGACGACGGACGGGGCCCGGACAGCGCGCCGACCGTCGGGGGCGGAAACGGCATCCCCGGCATGCGGGAGCGCGCCCGCGCGCTCGGCGGTGAGCTGACCGCCGGGAGCGGACCGGGCGGCGGCTTCCGGGTGCAGGCGACGCTCCCCCTCACCCACGACACGGCGGGCCGGGCATGA
- a CDS encoding ABC transporter ATP-binding protein — protein MTSDIVVTDRLTKRYGEHTAVDAVSLTVRAGEVYGFLGPNGAGKTTTLRILTGLVRPTSGTAMLFGCAPGNGAVAARTGVLIEGPGFFPYLSGRDNLRVLSRYRRLPDDAAESALHRVGLRDRGHDRFRTYSLGMKQRLGVAAALLGEPDLLILDEPTNGLDPAGMAEMRELIVELADSGHSVMLSSHMLSEVQEICDRVGVISRGKLIAQSTVAELRGGTSLLVRADPRERAATVLAALLGRDVVGTVGDALAVAVSPDLAPKVARALVDAGIDLHEMSRRERSLEDVFFAMTSDGGPGDRTASNDSRRVS, from the coding sequence ATGACTTCCGACATCGTGGTCACCGACAGGTTGACCAAACGCTACGGCGAACACACGGCGGTCGACGCCGTCAGCCTGACCGTGCGGGCGGGGGAGGTGTACGGGTTCCTCGGACCGAACGGCGCCGGCAAGACCACCACACTGCGCATACTCACGGGTCTGGTCCGGCCGACATCCGGGACCGCGATGCTCTTCGGGTGTGCACCCGGGAACGGCGCGGTGGCGGCGCGCACCGGGGTGCTGATCGAAGGCCCCGGCTTCTTCCCCTACCTGTCCGGTCGCGACAACCTGCGGGTACTCAGCAGATATCGCCGACTGCCGGACGACGCGGCGGAATCCGCGCTGCACCGGGTGGGCCTGCGCGATCGCGGACACGACCGCTTCCGCACCTACTCGCTCGGGATGAAGCAGCGCCTCGGAGTCGCGGCCGCACTCCTCGGCGAACCCGACCTGCTGATCCTCGACGAACCCACGAACGGGCTCGACCCGGCCGGGATGGCCGAGATGCGGGAACTGATAGTCGAACTCGCGGATTCCGGGCATTCCGTCATGCTGTCCAGCCACATGCTCAGCGAGGTGCAGGAGATCTGCGATCGCGTCGGCGTGATCTCACGCGGAAAGCTGATCGCGCAGTCCACCGTCGCCGAACTGCGCGGCGGCACCAGCCTGCTGGTGCGCGCCGATCCGCGGGAACGCGCCGCGACGGTGCTCGCGGCACTGCTGGGACGCGACGTCGTCGGCACGGTGGGTGACGCGCTCGCCGTCGCCGTGTCGCCCGATCTGGCCCCGAAGGTGGCCCGGGCACTCGTCGACGCGGGAATCGACCTGCACGAGATGTCCCGGCGGGAGCGATCGCTCGAGGACGTCTTCTTCGCGATGACGTCGGACGGCGGTCCCGGCGACCGCACAGCGAGCAACGATTCGAGGAGAGTGTCATGA
- a CDS encoding ABC transporter permease subunit: MNAVIAGMRAELLRLRKWPSMWVLLAAWIVLNLVFVYVFNYVTVKTGGTTDMASSAPPDVLLAQMLPSAVPQVFTQGMALFGGALMLILGALTIGSGYGWGTWKTVFTQGPSRSAALAGTLLALLTVVIGLVLTVAAVDVGVATVIAAVESEPADLPAASAMLKALASGMLILAMWTAAGVLVGALARGPALSVGLGLVWVLVVENLLRGVAAVLDPVSVVTDFLPGTAAGSLAGSLRDFGGDTTPGVLHILDGSTAVLVLAGYVAVFAVGTIRLVRRRDVN, from the coding sequence ATGAATGCAGTGATTGCCGGCATGCGGGCCGAGCTTCTCCGACTGCGGAAATGGCCGTCGATGTGGGTGCTGCTCGCCGCCTGGATCGTGCTGAACCTGGTCTTCGTCTACGTGTTCAACTACGTCACCGTCAAGACCGGCGGCACCACCGACATGGCGTCGTCCGCGCCCCCGGACGTGCTGCTCGCGCAGATGCTGCCCTCGGCGGTGCCCCAGGTGTTCACCCAGGGCATGGCCCTGTTCGGGGGCGCACTGATGCTCATCCTCGGCGCTCTCACCATCGGCAGCGGCTACGGGTGGGGGACGTGGAAGACCGTGTTCACCCAGGGGCCCTCGCGATCGGCCGCACTCGCCGGAACCCTCCTCGCGCTGCTGACCGTGGTGATCGGACTCGTCCTCACCGTGGCGGCCGTCGACGTCGGGGTGGCCACCGTCATCGCCGCGGTCGAATCGGAGCCGGCGGATCTGCCTGCCGCCTCGGCGATGCTGAAGGCGCTCGCGTCCGGGATGCTCATCCTCGCCATGTGGACCGCTGCCGGTGTCCTCGTGGGCGCCCTCGCGCGGGGGCCTGCGTTGTCCGTCGGTCTCGGCCTCGTGTGGGTGCTCGTGGTCGAAAACCTGCTCCGCGGAGTCGCGGCGGTCCTCGACCCCGTGTCCGTGGTGACGGACTTCCTCCCCGGTACCGCCGCGGGCTCGCTGGCCGGCTCACTCCGCGACTTCGGCGGCGACACCACCCCCGGAGTCCTGCACATCCTCGACGGCAGCACGGCGGTGCTCGTCCTGGCCGGCTACGTCGCCGTGTTCGCGGTGGGCACGATCCGGCTCGTCCGCCGACGCGACGTGAACTGA
- a CDS encoding SDR family NAD(P)-dependent oxidoreductase has protein sequence MSAGVALVTGASRGVGKGVATALGAAGWTVYVTGRGPVTADRPLSASARAVTDAGGTGIAVACDHRDDEDVHALFARISEEQAGRLDLLVNNVWAAPAGFGGFSTPFWERPLGDWDSLIGVGLRAHYVASVEAARLMVPRRSGLIANISSFGTRGHLHSVLYGMSKAGLDKMASDMAAELAPHDVRAVSLWPGIVRTEMIVASGLETIAGFPVADAESPEFVGEVICALTADPTLPERSGHTFVTAELAVEYGITDTQGRTPPSHREPFGGGPLF, from the coding sequence GTGAGCGCCGGGGTAGCACTGGTCACCGGGGCGAGCCGCGGCGTCGGCAAGGGCGTCGCGACCGCGCTCGGAGCCGCCGGGTGGACCGTCTACGTCACCGGACGCGGCCCGGTCACCGCGGACCGCCCGCTGTCGGCGTCCGCGCGAGCGGTCACCGACGCCGGGGGCACCGGCATCGCGGTGGCCTGCGATCACCGCGACGACGAGGACGTGCACGCCCTGTTCGCCCGGATCTCGGAAGAACAGGCCGGCCGACTCGACCTGCTGGTCAACAACGTGTGGGCGGCCCCTGCGGGGTTCGGCGGGTTCAGCACGCCGTTCTGGGAACGGCCTCTCGGCGACTGGGACTCGCTGATCGGCGTCGGACTGCGCGCCCACTATGTCGCGTCGGTGGAGGCAGCACGGTTGATGGTGCCCCGGCGGTCCGGGTTGATCGCGAACATCTCCTCTTTCGGGACCCGGGGGCATCTGCACTCGGTGCTCTACGGCATGTCCAAGGCCGGGTTGGACAAGATGGCCAGCGACATGGCGGCGGAACTGGCTCCGCACGACGTCCGCGCGGTCTCGCTGTGGCCGGGCATCGTGCGCACGGAGATGATCGTCGCCAGCGGCCTCGAAACCATCGCCGGCTTTCCCGTCGCGGATGCCGAGTCTCCCGAGTTCGTCGGCGAAGTGATCTGCGCCCTCACCGCGGATCCCACCCTGCCGGAGCGCAGCGGCCACACGTTCGTGACGGCAGAGCTGGCCGTCGAATACGGCATCACCGACACGCAGGGCCGCACCCCGCCGTCGCACCGGGAACCGTTCGGCGGCGGTCCCCTGTTCTGA
- a CDS encoding nuclear transport factor 2 family protein produces MDERSVEQRVADLERVNAIKALKYRYWRACDGKDPDAFRSCFVATGASVDFGPLGRFDDADRLTDVFRGIALHEVDGRHVILDMHHGFHPDIVLHGDTEATGTWTLQFRQVDLLKRTETVSSGEYDDAYRFEDNGWRMSRCHFTTRWSITRPLTEDTVVVQ; encoded by the coding sequence GTGGACGAACGCTCGGTGGAGCAGCGAGTGGCGGACCTGGAGCGGGTGAACGCGATCAAGGCCCTCAAGTACCGCTACTGGCGGGCGTGCGACGGCAAGGATCCGGACGCGTTCCGTTCCTGCTTCGTCGCGACCGGCGCGTCCGTCGACTTCGGCCCGCTCGGCCGGTTCGACGACGCCGACCGCCTCACCGACGTCTTCCGCGGGATCGCGCTCCACGAGGTGGACGGCCGGCACGTGATTCTGGACATGCACCACGGCTTCCATCCGGACATCGTGCTGCACGGCGACACCGAGGCGACCGGTACGTGGACGCTGCAGTTCCGCCAGGTCGATCTGCTGAAGCGGACGGAGACCGTGTCCTCCGGCGAGTACGACGACGCCTACCGCTTCGAGGACAACGGCTGGCGTATGTCGCGATGCCACTTCACCACTCGATGGTCGATCACCCGCCCGCTCACCGAGGACACGGTGGTCGTCCAGTGA
- a CDS encoding ferritin-like domain-containing protein, with product MTTPTEVESRSLGDALAAEHSAVFAYGVVAAFSNPTRAAQVATAAAAHRARRDELLDTLTAAGLTAPAAEAGYTLPFPVTDPITAAQLAAQVEADTAVAWRAVVEHGETADTRTLGVTALTDAAVREATWRVALGTDPVTDPFPGQP from the coding sequence GTGACGACACCCACCGAAGTCGAGAGCCGGAGCCTCGGCGACGCGCTGGCCGCCGAACATTCCGCGGTGTTCGCCTACGGGGTGGTCGCCGCCTTCTCGAATCCCACGCGGGCGGCGCAGGTGGCCACCGCCGCCGCGGCCCACCGGGCCCGCCGGGACGAACTCCTGGACACGCTGACCGCGGCGGGTCTGACGGCCCCGGCCGCGGAGGCGGGCTACACGCTGCCGTTCCCGGTCACCGACCCGATCACCGCCGCACAGCTCGCGGCCCAGGTCGAGGCGGACACCGCGGTCGCGTGGCGGGCGGTCGTCGAGCACGGCGAGACGGCGGACACCCGGACGCTCGGCGTGACCGCCCTGACCGACGCCGCCGTCCGGGAGGCCACCTGGCGTGTCGCCCTCGGAACAGATCCGGTGACCGACCCGTTTCCCGGCCAGCCCTGA
- the rimP gene encoding ribosome maturation factor RimP has protein sequence MPVPSKERVTELISDLVQRQGYDVEDVAVTLAGKHSAVRIMVDSDAGLELDAVANLSHEISEVFDSVSDFGESPYTLEVTSPGIDRPLTHERHWRRARGRKARIDLAHETVVGRIGALDGDSVAVVIGSRTGPDVRRIALADIQKAVVQVEFSKPDPRELELAGGIPEGRVAPADADASEDEEVVEGLDK, from the coding sequence ATGCCGGTTCCATCCAAGGAGAGGGTGACGGAGCTCATCTCCGATCTGGTGCAACGCCAGGGCTACGACGTGGAGGACGTTGCCGTCACGCTCGCGGGTAAGCACAGCGCGGTCCGGATCATGGTGGACAGCGACGCCGGACTCGAACTCGACGCGGTCGCGAACCTCAGTCACGAGATCTCCGAGGTCTTCGATTCGGTGTCCGATTTCGGGGAGTCCCCGTACACCCTCGAGGTCACGTCTCCCGGCATCGACCGGCCGCTCACGCACGAGCGGCACTGGCGGCGGGCCCGCGGCCGCAAGGCCCGTATCGACCTCGCGCACGAGACCGTCGTCGGCCGGATCGGAGCCCTCGACGGCGACTCGGTCGCGGTGGTGATCGGCTCGCGCACCGGTCCGGACGTTCGGCGCATCGCGCTCGCGGACATCCAGAAAGCTGTTGTGCAGGTGGAATTCTCGAAACCCGACCCGAGAGAGCTGGAACTCGCCGGCGGAATTCCCGAGGGTCGCGTGGCACCTGCGGACGCAGACGCGTCGGAAGATGAAGAAGTAGTAGAGGGGTTGGACAAGTGA
- the nusA gene encoding transcription termination factor NusA codes for MNIDIAALRAIEADKGISIETVISTIQTALLTAYRHTEGHQQHARIDVDTKSGIVRVMAHDVDSDGNMVGEEWDDTPEGFGRIAATTARQVILQRLRDAEHERSFGEYSTHEGEIVGGVIQRDTRANSRGMVVVRIGSEASGAEGLIPPAEQVPGENYEHGERLKCYVVGVARGQRGPQITLSRTHPNLVRKLFALEVPEIADGSVEIIAVAREAGHRSKIAVQSRVQGLNAKGACIGPMGQRVRNVMSELAGEKIDIIDFDEDPARFVGNALSPSKVVSVTVVDPEARAARVVVPDFQLSLAIGKEGQNARLAARLTGWRIDIRSDAAPAPESAGGPAATTR; via the coding sequence GTGAATATCGACATTGCGGCGCTGCGCGCCATCGAGGCCGACAAGGGCATCTCGATCGAAACGGTCATCTCGACCATCCAGACGGCACTGCTCACTGCCTACCGGCACACCGAGGGGCATCAGCAGCACGCCCGGATCGACGTCGACACCAAGAGCGGCATCGTTCGGGTGATGGCGCACGACGTCGACTCCGACGGCAACATGGTCGGCGAGGAGTGGGACGACACCCCGGAAGGGTTCGGCCGGATCGCCGCGACCACCGCCCGACAGGTCATCCTGCAGCGGCTGCGCGACGCCGAGCACGAGCGGAGCTTCGGCGAGTACTCCACCCACGAGGGTGAGATCGTCGGCGGCGTGATCCAGCGCGACACCCGCGCGAACTCGCGCGGGATGGTCGTGGTGCGGATCGGCAGCGAGGCCAGCGGTGCCGAGGGCCTGATCCCGCCCGCCGAGCAGGTGCCCGGCGAGAACTACGAGCACGGCGAGCGGCTCAAGTGCTACGTCGTCGGTGTCGCCCGCGGGCAGCGCGGACCGCAGATCACGCTGTCGCGCACCCACCCGAATCTCGTCCGCAAACTGTTCGCGCTCGAGGTTCCGGAGATCGCGGACGGCTCGGTCGAGATCATCGCCGTCGCCCGCGAGGCCGGCCACCGGTCGAAGATCGCCGTCCAGTCGAGGGTGCAGGGACTGAACGCGAAGGGTGCGTGCATCGGGCCGATGGGCCAGCGCGTGCGCAACGTGATGAGTGAGCTCGCCGGCGAGAAGATCGACATCATCGACTTCGACGAGGACCCGGCCCGCTTCGTCGGCAACGCGCTGTCACCGTCGAAAGTGGTGTCCGTCACTGTCGTGGATCCCGAGGCCCGGGCCGCGCGTGTCGTCGTCCCCGACTTCCAGCTGTCCCTCGCCATCGGCAAGGAGGGGCAAAATGCCCGTCTTGCTGCGCGCTTGACCGGGTGGCGAATCGACATCCGCAGCGACGCCGCACCCGCTCCGGAGTCGGCAGGCGGACCCGCCGCGACCACTCGTTGA
- a CDS encoding YlxR family protein, with amino-acid sequence MVQHEHPVSARVNAGSPVRTCIGCRERALAVDLLRVVVGESGPQGHVLAPDPRRRLPGRGAWLHPVEVCLSLAERRRAFGRALRVSGSVDTSEVDHWVRAGHPPRAVPLEQNRHKHS; translated from the coding sequence ATGGTTCAGCATGAGCACCCCGTTTCTGCGCGCGTCAATGCCGGTTCGCCGGTCCGAACATGCATAGGATGTAGGGAGCGCGCGCTGGCTGTCGATCTGCTCAGGGTTGTGGTTGGTGAGAGCGGGCCGCAAGGTCATGTTCTCGCCCCGGACCCGAGGCGCAGGCTTCCCGGTCGAGGTGCGTGGCTGCACCCCGTCGAGGTTTGCCTGAGTCTCGCGGAACGACGCCGAGCATTCGGCAGAGCGCTGCGAGTGTCCGGAAGTGTCGACACGTCAGAAGTCGACCACTGGGTACGCGCAGGGCACCCACCCAGAGCAGTACCTCTCGAACAGAACAGGCACAAGCACTCATGA
- the infB gene encoding translation initiation factor IF-2: MAGKARVHELAKELGVTSKELLATLKEQGEFVKSASSTVEAPVARRLRESFPSAKSADSAARPAAKPGAPAPSTPATSAKPGGPRPGPKPAAPAPAAPAAAAPAATPAAQAPAPAAPAASTATPAAPASNAPKPGRPTPAAPAPAAPAAPAAPAAASTPAAPSTGAKPGGPRPGPKPPRVGNNPYSSAPAERPAPRPAPGAPRPGAPRPAPGQGGPRPAPGQGGPRPAPGQGGPRPAPGQGGPRPAPGQGGPRPSPGSMPPRPNPGAMPARSARPAPGGRPGRPGGAPGGRPGGGGGGYRGGGAPGAGAGAPGGGAPAGGFRGRPGGGGRPGQRGAAAGAFGRPGGAPRRGRKSKRQKRQEYDSMQAPAVGGVRLPRGNGETIRLARGASLSDFAEKIDANPAALVQALFNLGEMVTATQSVNDETLELLGGEMNYVVQVVSPEDEDRELLDSFDLTYGEDEGGEEDLESRPPVVTVMGHVDHGKTRLLDTIRKANVREGEAGGITQHIGAYQVLTELDGNERLVTFIDTPGHEAFTAMRARGAKATDLAILVVAADDGVMPQTVEAINHAQAADVPIVVAVNKIDKEGANPDKIRQQLTEYGLVAEEYGGDTMFVDISAKQGTNIDALLEAVLLTADAALDLRANPDMDAQGVAIEAHLDRGRGPVATVLIQRGTLRVGDSIVAGDAYGRVRRMVDEHGDDVLEAMPSRPVQVVGFTSVPGAGDNLLVVDEDRIARQIADRRNARKRNALAAKSRKRISLEDLDSALKETSQLNLILKGDNSGTVEALEEALHGIEIDDEVQLRVIDRGVGGVTETNVNLAAASNAIIIGFNVRAEGKATELANREGVDIRYYSVIYQAIDEVEKALKGMLKPIYEEVELGKAEIRAMFRSSKVGNIAGCLVTSGTIRRNAKARLLRDNTVVAETVTISSLKREKEDAVEVREGYECGLTLTYSDIKVGDVIEAYELREKPRD; the protein is encoded by the coding sequence GTGGCAGGCAAGGCCCGCGTGCACGAGTTGGCTAAAGAACTCGGTGTCACAAGTAAAGAACTACTCGCAACGCTCAAGGAGCAGGGCGAGTTCGTGAAGTCGGCGTCCTCCACGGTGGAGGCGCCCGTCGCCCGGCGTCTGCGGGAGTCGTTCCCGTCGGCGAAATCGGCAGATTCCGCAGCCCGTCCGGCTGCGAAGCCCGGCGCGCCCGCGCCGAGCACCCCCGCGACCTCGGCCAAGCCGGGCGGACCTCGTCCCGGCCCCAAGCCGGCAGCCCCGGCTCCGGCCGCACCCGCTGCAGCAGCCCCCGCGGCCACCCCCGCGGCTCAGGCCCCGGCACCGGCCGCACCCGCAGCGAGTACAGCCACCCCGGCCGCACCGGCGTCCAACGCTCCCAAGCCCGGTCGCCCCACCCCGGCTGCCCCGGCTCCGGCCGCACCCGCAGCCCCGGCCGCTCCGGCGGCGGCGAGCACCCCCGCGGCCCCGTCCACGGGCGCCAAGCCCGGGGGACCCCGTCCGGGCCCGAAGCCTCCGCGCGTCGGCAACAACCCGTACTCCTCGGCTCCCGCCGAGCGTCCGGCACCCCGTCCGGCTCCCGGCGCGCCGCGCCCGGGTGCACCCCGTCCGGCTCCCGGTCAGGGTGGACCTCGTCCGGCACCGGGTCAGGGCGGTCCCCGTCCGGCTCCCGGTCAGGGTGGACCTCGTCCGGCTCCCGGTCAGGGCGGTCCCCGTCCGGCACCGGGTCAGGGCGGTCCCCGTCCGAGCCCCGGCTCGATGCCTCCTCGCCCGAACCCGGGCGCGATGCCCGCTCGTTCGGCACGTCCCGCCCCCGGCGGTCGTCCCGGACGTCCCGGTGGCGCCCCCGGCGGTCGTCCCGGTGGCGGCGGCGGTGGATACCGCGGCGGCGGAGCCCCCGGTGCCGGCGCAGGCGCGCCCGGTGGCGGAGCACCCGCAGGTGGTTTCCGCGGTCGTCCCGGTGGCGGCGGACGCCCCGGTCAGCGCGGTGCGGCAGCAGGTGCCTTCGGTCGTCCCGGCGGCGCCCCGCGTCGTGGTCGCAAGTCGAAGCGTCAGAAGCGCCAGGAATACGATTCCATGCAGGCGCCCGCCGTCGGCGGCGTGCGGTTGCCCCGTGGCAACGGCGAGACCATTCGCCTCGCCCGCGGTGCTTCCCTGTCCGACTTCGCGGAGAAGATCGACGCGAACCCCGCAGCGTTGGTGCAGGCGCTGTTCAACCTCGGCGAGATGGTGACGGCGACCCAGTCGGTCAACGACGAGACGCTGGAACTGCTCGGCGGCGAGATGAACTACGTCGTCCAGGTCGTCAGCCCGGAGGACGAGGACCGCGAGCTGCTCGACAGCTTCGACCTCACCTACGGCGAGGACGAAGGCGGCGAGGAGGACCTCGAGTCCCGCCCGCCGGTGGTCACCGTCATGGGCCACGTCGACCACGGTAAGACCCGACTGCTCGACACGATCCGCAAGGCCAACGTCCGTGAGGGCGAGGCCGGCGGCATCACGCAGCACATCGGTGCCTACCAGGTGCTGACCGAGCTCGACGGCAACGAGCGTCTCGTGACGTTCATCGACACCCCCGGTCACGAGGCCTTCACGGCCATGCGTGCCCGCGGTGCCAAGGCCACCGACCTCGCGATCCTGGTCGTCGCCGCCGACGACGGCGTCATGCCGCAGACGGTGGAAGCGATCAACCACGCCCAGGCGGCCGACGTGCCGATCGTGGTCGCGGTGAACAAGATCGACAAGGAAGGCGCGAACCCGGACAAGATCCGGCAGCAGCTCACCGAGTACGGACTGGTCGCCGAGGAATACGGCGGAGACACCATGTTCGTCGACATCTCGGCGAAGCAGGGCACCAACATCGACGCACTGCTCGAAGCGGTGCTGTTGACGGCGGATGCTGCCCTGGACCTGCGGGCCAACCCGGACATGGACGCTCAGGGTGTCGCCATCGAGGCGCACCTCGACCGTGGACGCGGCCCCGTCGCGACCGTGCTCATCCAGCGCGGAACGCTGCGGGTCGGCGACTCGATCGTGGCCGGCGACGCATACGGACGTGTGCGCCGCATGGTCGACGAGCACGGCGACGACGTGCTCGAGGCCATGCCCTCGCGTCCCGTCCAGGTGGTCGGCTTCACGTCGGTCCCCGGTGCAGGCGACAACCTGCTCGTGGTCGACGAGGACCGCATCGCCCGTCAGATCGCCGACCGGCGCAATGCGCGGAAGCGCAACGCACTGGCCGCGAAGAGCCGCAAGCGCATCAGCCTCGAGGACCTGGATTCGGCTCTCAAGGAGACGTCGCAGCTCAACCTCATCCTCAAGGGCGACAACTCGGGAACCGTGGAGGCCCTGGAAGAGGCCCTGCACGGCATCGAGATCGACGACGAGGTGCAGTTGCGGGTCATCGACCGTGGTGTCGGTGGCGTCACCGAGACCAACGTCAACCTGGCCGCTGCGTCGAACGCGATCATCATCGGGTTCAACGTGCGCGCCGAGGGCAAGGCGACCGAGTTGGCGAACCGCGAGGGCGTCGACATCCGGTACTACTCGGTGATCTACCAGGCCATCGACGAGGTCGAGAAGGCTCTCAAGGGCATGCTCAAGCCGATCTACGAAGAGGTCGAGCTGGGCAAGGCGGAGATCCGTGCGATGTTCCGTTCGTCCAAGGTCGGCAACATTGCCGGTTGCCTCGTCACCTCGGGTACCATCCGTCGCAATGCGAAGGCCCGGCTGCTGCGTGACAACACGGTTGTCGCCGAGACCGTCACCATCTCCTCGCTGAAGCGGGAGAAGGAGGACGCCGTCGAGGTACGCGAGGGTTACGAGTGCGGTTTGACGCTCACCTACTCCGACATCAAGGTCGGTGACGTCATCGAGGCCTACGAGCTTCGGGAAAAGCCGCGCGACTAG
- a CDS encoding DUF503 domain-containing protein → MYVGALELDILLGDVRSLKEKRAMVKPVLAELRRYGVSAAETGEQDRYRRSMLGVTMASSAVDHVHEVLDTCERHVAGMPELQLLAVRRRIFGPED, encoded by the coding sequence TTGTACGTCGGTGCGCTCGAGCTCGACATCTTGCTCGGTGACGTGCGATCTCTGAAAGAGAAGCGTGCAATGGTCAAACCGGTTCTGGCGGAGCTGCGACGCTACGGCGTCTCGGCGGCGGAGACCGGAGAACAGGATCGGTACCGCCGGTCGATGCTCGGCGTCACGATGGCGAGTTCGGCGGTCGATCACGTACACGAGGTGCTCGACACGTGCGAACGGCACGTCGCCGGGATGCCGGAACTGCAACTCCTTGCGGTCCGGCGAAGGATTTTCGGCCCCGAGGACTGA
- the rbfA gene encoding 30S ribosome-binding factor RbfA, with product MVDPARARKLAKRIGTIVATAIDHEIKDPRLAFVTITDTKVTADLHDATVYYTVMGADLESEPDLVSAAAGLEKAKGVLRSKVGAGTGVRFTPTLTFVADTVPDTARHMEELLARARAADDEVARVAAGASPAGDPDPYKEPRVEDADDAEVDEPSRSRQAD from the coding sequence ATGGTGGATCCCGCCCGGGCACGAAAACTCGCCAAGCGCATCGGCACGATCGTCGCGACGGCGATCGACCACGAAATCAAGGACCCTCGCCTGGCGTTCGTCACGATCACCGACACCAAGGTGACGGCCGACCTTCACGACGCCACCGTCTACTACACCGTGATGGGCGCCGACCTCGAGTCCGAACCGGACCTCGTGTCCGCGGCTGCGGGACTGGAGAAGGCGAAGGGCGTTCTGCGCTCGAAGGTGGGCGCAGGCACCGGCGTCCGGTTCACGCCGACGCTGACATTCGTCGCGGACACGGTCCCCGACACGGCACGGCACATGGAGGAACTCCTCGCCCGCGCCCGCGCCGCCGACGACGAGGTGGCGCGCGTCGCTGCCGGCGCGTCCCCGGCCGGCGACCCCGATCCGTACAAGGAACCCCGAGTCGAGGACGCGGACGACGCCGAAGTCGACGAGCCGTCCCGTTCCCGCCAGGCGGACTGA